In one window of Bradyrhizobium diazoefficiens DNA:
- the rnd gene encoding ribonuclease D produces MDLITTTADLAAACSRLAKHPVITVDTEFLRETTYYPLLCVVQLASAEEAIVVDTLAEGIDLKPFFELMANESVLKVFHAARQDIEIIWHQANIIPHPVFDTQVAAMVLGYGDSIAYDALVEKVTGHRPDKTHRFTDWSRRPLTKEQMHYAVSDVTHLRDVFAALDADLKKRRRSEWVSIEMEVLTSPKTYDFHPERAWERLKTRVRKPKDLAVLMEVAAWREQEAQSRDVPRGRVLRDEAISDIATHAPNTLEKLAHLRSVPKGFEKSKWGADIVAAVERGLARDHSTLPKLEKPRNNNNGAATVELLKVLLRMTAERHAVASKVIATVDDLEEIAADDDADVPALRGWRRELFGDAALKLKRGELALAIEKGRVIGVQRA; encoded by the coding sequence ATGGATTTGATTACCACCACCGCTGACCTCGCGGCTGCCTGCAGCCGACTGGCCAAGCATCCCGTCATTACCGTCGATACCGAGTTCCTGCGCGAGACCACCTATTACCCGCTGTTGTGCGTGGTGCAGTTGGCCAGCGCCGAGGAAGCGATCGTCGTCGATACCCTGGCCGAGGGCATCGACCTCAAGCCGTTCTTCGAGCTGATGGCCAACGAGAGCGTGCTGAAGGTGTTTCACGCCGCGCGCCAGGACATCGAGATCATCTGGCACCAGGCCAACATCATCCCGCATCCGGTGTTCGACACCCAGGTCGCGGCGATGGTGCTCGGCTATGGCGACAGCATCGCCTATGACGCCCTGGTCGAGAAGGTCACCGGCCACCGCCCGGACAAGACCCACCGCTTCACCGACTGGTCGCGGCGGCCGCTGACCAAGGAGCAGATGCACTACGCGGTCTCCGACGTCACGCATCTGCGCGATGTGTTTGCCGCGCTCGACGCCGATTTGAAGAAGCGCCGCCGCAGCGAATGGGTCTCCATCGAGATGGAGGTTTTGACCTCGCCCAAGACCTACGACTTCCACCCCGAGCGCGCCTGGGAGCGGCTGAAGACACGGGTGCGCAAGCCGAAAGACCTCGCGGTGCTGATGGAGGTTGCGGCCTGGCGCGAGCAGGAGGCGCAGAGCCGCGACGTGCCGCGCGGACGCGTGCTGCGCGACGAGGCCATCAGCGACATCGCCACCCACGCGCCGAACACGCTGGAGAAGCTCGCCCATCTGCGCTCGGTGCCGAAGGGGTTCGAGAAGTCCAAATGGGGCGCGGACATCGTCGCCGCCGTCGAGCGCGGCCTGGCGCGAGATCATTCCACGCTGCCGAAGCTCGAGAAGCCGCGCAACAACAACAATGGCGCTGCGACCGTCGAGCTTCTGAAAGTGCTGCTGCGCATGACTGCCGAGCGCCATGCAGTCGCCAGCAAGGTGATCGCAACCGTCGACGATCTCGAGGAGATCGCAGCCGACGACGACGCCGACGTGCCGGCGCTGCGCGGCTGGCGCCGCGAGCTGTTCGGCGACGCCGCGCTGAAGCTAAAGCGCGGCGAGCTGGCGCTGGCGATCGAGAAGGGCCGCGTGATCGGGGTTCAGCGGGCTTAG